A portion of the Paenibacillus hamazuiensis genome contains these proteins:
- a CDS encoding YmaF family protein, which yields MKKIPVKGFVLHSKDSGKEHSHGLYITSWDGRPVYHVHPFSGVTSYDDGHVHQYVGVTEPAPTGVPHVHRYHTVTSLNHGHTHVIQGVTGPAVDLPGGGHIHYFEGFTTVNGRTPHTHHYKGATGNED from the coding sequence TTGAAAAAAATTCCGGTTAAAGGATTCGTCCTTCACTCCAAGGATTCCGGGAAGGAACATTCCCACGGTCTCTACATTACGTCCTGGGACGGTCGCCCCGTATATCATGTTCACCCTTTTTCGGGCGTAACTTCCTATGACGACGGGCATGTTCATCAATATGTGGGCGTAACCGAACCCGCTCCGACCGGCGTCCCGCACGTTCATCGCTATCATACCGTAACGTCGTTAAATCACGGGCATACCCATGTCATCCAAGGGGTGACAGGTCCGGCCGTCGATCTGCCGGGAGGCGGGCATATTCATTACTTTGAAGGGTTTACGACGGTAAACGGGAGAACGCCGCATACGCATCATTATAAAGGCGCGACAGGCAACGAAGATTGA
- a CDS encoding DinB family protein codes for MGYTDRLIAELKQEAELTRKVLERVPSDKLSWKPHEKSMSLGQLALHIAGLPGGVAELLNERTREVPVVPLPEAASPDEIFAALEQYTAMAVNKLTAWGEAGLAETWTLTQEGVPIVEVPRIEMVRSVMLNHWYHHRGQLTVYLRLLDVPVPSIYGPSADES; via the coding sequence ATGGGGTATACCGATAGGTTGATCGCAGAATTGAAACAGGAAGCGGAATTGACGCGAAAAGTACTGGAGAGAGTGCCTTCGGACAAGCTTTCCTGGAAGCCGCATGAAAAGTCGATGTCGCTCGGTCAATTGGCGCTGCATATCGCAGGCTTACCCGGAGGCGTGGCAGAGCTGTTGAATGAGCGGACACGCGAAGTGCCGGTCGTTCCTCTGCCTGAAGCGGCATCGCCGGATGAGATTTTCGCCGCTTTGGAGCAGTATACGGCAATGGCGGTAAACAAACTGACCGCTTGGGGTGAAGCCGGTCTTGCGGAAACCTGGACGCTCACCCAAGAGGGCGTCCCGATCGTAGAGGTGCCGCGCATCGAGATGGTGCGTTCGGTGATGCTCAATCACTGGTACCATCACAGGGGACAGCTGACGGTTTATCTTCGCCTGCTGGATGTCCCGGTCCCGTCCATATACGGTCCGAGCGCCGACGAGAGCTGA
- a CDS encoding winged helix-turn-helix transcriptional regulator encodes MKQISERTYIIPAEATINVIGGKWKTLILCHLTYGPKRTSELKKAMPEITQKMLTQQLRELEDDGVIVRTVFNQVPPKVVYELSPLGESLKPIIDQMCEWGERYLEGTLQSKIT; translated from the coding sequence TTGAAGCAGATTTCGGAACGAACGTATATCATCCCGGCGGAAGCCACGATAAATGTGATTGGGGGGAAATGGAAGACGCTGATTTTATGCCATTTAACCTACGGGCCCAAACGAACGAGCGAGCTGAAAAAAGCGATGCCGGAAATTACGCAAAAAATGCTGACCCAGCAGCTGAGGGAATTGGAGGACGACGGAGTCATCGTAAGGACGGTGTTCAACCAGGTGCCGCCCAAGGTGGTCTATGAACTGAGTCCGCTCGGAGAATCGCTCAAGCCGATCATCGATCAGATGTGCGAGTGGGGCGAGCGGTATTTGGAAGGGACGCTGCAAAGCAAGATAACGTAA
- a CDS encoding DUF6597 domain-containing transcriptional factor — MKGSMNPNKGILKYEAGIRKFSLSRHAPSEDLRFFVKHYWLLQWDLRGQAPHTQEVLQHPGVNVVIEHGASRICGITSGKSTHVLQGKGQIVGVLFRPGAFRGFIQSPASALTDRVVEVADCFDIDTAAFEEALFALENDEAKIAFVERLLRRHIPERDDTVDTLNEVIDCIIRDRHITKVEQLAEQFGITKRTLQRWFNEYVGVSPKWVIMRYRMHEAAELIESGADPLQAAMALGYADQAHFCKDFKAAVGKTPKQFARTGT; from the coding sequence GTGAAAGGCAGCATGAATCCGAACAAAGGCATATTGAAATACGAAGCCGGGATACGGAAATTTTCCCTCTCGCGGCATGCGCCGTCCGAAGATTTGCGTTTTTTTGTCAAGCATTATTGGCTGCTTCAATGGGATTTGCGCGGTCAAGCTCCGCATACCCAGGAAGTGCTGCAGCACCCGGGAGTAAACGTCGTTATCGAGCATGGCGCCTCCCGGATATGCGGCATAACGAGCGGGAAATCCACCCATGTTCTGCAGGGGAAAGGGCAGATCGTGGGTGTGCTGTTCCGGCCGGGAGCTTTCCGCGGCTTTATCCAATCGCCTGCTTCCGCTCTAACCGATCGCGTTGTCGAAGTCGCCGACTGCTTCGATATCGACACGGCTGCTTTCGAAGAGGCGCTCTTTGCGCTTGAAAACGATGAAGCGAAAATCGCGTTCGTAGAGCGGCTCCTGCGCCGTCACATCCCGGAACGCGACGACACCGTCGATACGCTGAACGAAGTGATCGACTGCATTATCCGCGACCGGCATATTACGAAGGTGGAGCAGCTTGCCGAACAATTCGGCATTACGAAGCGGACGCTGCAGCGATGGTTCAACGAATACGTCGGCGTGAGCCCCAAATGGGTGATCATGCGTTACCGGATGCACGAAGCGGCCGAGCTGATCGAAAGCGGCGCGGACCCGCTTCAGGCGGCAATGGCTCTCGGGTATGCCGATCAGGCCCATTTTTGCAAAGATTTCAAAGCCGCCGTCGGTAAAACCCCGAAACAATTTGCCCGAACGGGAACGTAA
- a CDS encoding MFS transporter codes for MIRKNMLFRNGFVQAILMSGLFSQCGIWVRNFAVLLYVMDISGGDSFAVSMISVAEYAPIFLFSFIGGVFADRWRPKKTIVWCELLSSLSVLIVFLLLETGSWKTIFLATLCSSILSQFAQPAGMKLFKLHVPDEQAPLCMSLLQTLFSLFMVAGPVMGTLVYRQFGIQFAMLLTCLCFMLSALAILFIPPDRSGKSAHESAKSAALLRDMANGLRYVRERAALVRLTVCFALVGLGVGILSPLSIFLVTERLGLSAGQLPWISVPYGLGEIAGGIATFALAAKVSPLRLLLAGLLANAFGILVSGWSSALWLTMAAQFVIALFQPAIFAGNQALVMKHTDPAYIGRVTGIRTPLMTGSMLLATGCAGALKHALSLPTVYGLAAMCFLAGSLVIVRLNRKKTGMDG; via the coding sequence ATGATACGCAAGAACATGCTGTTTCGAAACGGATTTGTGCAAGCCATTCTGATGTCCGGCCTGTTTTCCCAATGCGGGATCTGGGTTCGCAACTTCGCCGTGCTTTTGTATGTAATGGATATATCCGGGGGCGATTCGTTTGCCGTCTCGATGATTTCCGTCGCCGAATATGCGCCTATCTTTCTGTTTTCTTTCATCGGCGGGGTGTTTGCGGACCGGTGGCGTCCGAAGAAAACGATCGTTTGGTGCGAACTGTTAAGCTCTCTGTCGGTGCTGATCGTGTTTTTGCTGCTCGAAACCGGTTCGTGGAAAACGATATTTTTGGCCACGCTCTGTTCCTCGATCTTGTCGCAGTTTGCCCAACCGGCCGGAATGAAGCTGTTCAAGCTTCATGTTCCGGACGAGCAAGCTCCGCTCTGCATGTCTTTACTGCAAACGCTGTTTTCGTTATTTATGGTTGCCGGACCGGTAATGGGCACATTAGTATACCGGCAATTCGGCATTCAGTTCGCCATGCTGTTGACGTGCTTATGTTTTATGTTATCCGCACTCGCCATTCTGTTTATACCGCCCGATCGCAGCGGAAAATCTGCGCACGAATCCGCAAAGTCTGCCGCTCTGCTTCGTGATATGGCGAATGGTCTTCGCTACGTCCGCGAACGTGCCGCGCTGGTGCGGTTAACGGTATGCTTCGCGTTGGTAGGATTGGGCGTAGGGATCTTGTCTCCGCTCAGCATTTTCCTCGTGACGGAACGATTAGGGTTATCCGCCGGGCAGCTGCCCTGGATTTCCGTCCCGTACGGCTTGGGGGAAATCGCCGGCGGTATCGCCACTTTCGCATTGGCTGCGAAAGTGTCCCCTCTGCGGCTGCTTCTGGCGGGGCTGCTCGCCAACGCCTTCGGCATTTTGGTATCCGGCTGGTCGTCCGCGCTTTGGCTGACGATGGCCGCCCAATTCGTCATCGCCCTTTTCCAGCCGGCCATTTTTGCCGGAAATCAGGCGCTTGTCATGAAGCATACCGATCCGGCGTATATCGGCCGGGTAACCGGCATTCGCACGCCGCTGATGACCGGGTCCATGCTGCTTGCGACGGGCTGCGCCGGCGCGCTGAAACATGCGCTGTCCCTCCCGACCGTTTACGGACTCGCCGCGATGTGTTTTCTTGCGGGAAGCCTGGTCATCGTCCGATTGAATCGAAAAAAAACCGGCATGGACGGTTGA
- a CDS encoding DoxX family protein produces MTKQISKGRLWTARILSGIAILFMLFDSIFKLMKPAAVVEGTVTLGFAEHHIVPIGIIGLICTILYAIPRTSVLGALLLTAYFGGAVASQVRMDAPLFSNILFAVYLAVFVWGGLWLRDERVRNLIPFQNKGANL; encoded by the coding sequence ATGACGAAACAAATTTCAAAAGGCCGGCTGTGGACCGCAAGAATTTTGAGCGGAATAGCGATCCTGTTTATGCTGTTTGACAGCATATTCAAATTAATGAAGCCGGCGGCGGTCGTGGAAGGAACGGTGACGTTGGGATTTGCGGAGCACCATATCGTCCCGATTGGAATTATCGGACTGATTTGCACGATTCTTTATGCCATTCCGCGCACATCCGTCTTGGGCGCCTTGCTTCTTACCGCCTATTTTGGAGGGGCGGTCGCTTCGCAGGTGCGGATGGACGCTCCGCTGTTCAGCAACATTTTGTTTGCGGTTTACTTGGCCGTTTTCGTTTGGGGCGGGCTGTGGCTGAGGGACGAACGGGTGCGCAATCTCATTCCTTTTCAAAATAAGGGAGCGAATCTGTAA
- a CDS encoding ArsR/SmtB family transcription factor: MEKDVFKALSDPSRRTLLDLLYQSDGRTLSDLCNYLNMSRFGVMKHLGILEEAGLITTRKVGREKLHYLNSVPIRQIYERWVSKYTEPWAAGLIQLKTELESEPEVEQKPRNVNRIAIKSTPERIWQALTDPSMTSQYWYNGSIRSDWKNGSSYEIWNPDGNVQAKGELLLVDPPRRLVMTWQLLSRSDTAHEEPSRITWEIEPHAQFAGVTLVTVIHDAFELAPNTGNVLEAGLPIVLSGMKTLLETGTALTGI; this comes from the coding sequence TTGGAAAAAGACGTATTCAAAGCATTGTCCGACCCGAGCCGGCGCACCTTGCTCGACCTGCTTTACCAATCCGACGGACGCACGCTGAGCGATCTGTGCAACTATTTGAACATGTCCCGATTCGGCGTGATGAAGCATCTGGGTATTTTGGAGGAAGCCGGCCTGATTACGACGAGGAAGGTAGGCAGGGAGAAGCTGCATTACTTGAATTCGGTACCCATTCGCCAAATCTATGAGCGGTGGGTAAGCAAATATACCGAACCGTGGGCAGCGGGACTGATACAGCTCAAAACAGAACTGGAGAGTGAGCCCGAAGTGGAGCAAAAACCGCGAAACGTAAACCGCATTGCCATCAAATCGACACCCGAGCGGATTTGGCAGGCATTGACCGACCCGTCGATGACGTCCCAATATTGGTACAATGGCTCGATCCGGTCGGACTGGAAAAACGGCTCATCGTACGAAATATGGAACCCGGATGGAAACGTGCAGGCCAAAGGCGAGCTTCTGCTCGTCGATCCGCCGCGCAGGCTGGTAATGACCTGGCAGCTCCTTTCTCGCTCCGATACGGCGCACGAGGAACCGTCCCGCATTACGTGGGAAATCGAGCCGCACGCGCAGTTCGCAGGAGTTACGCTGGTCACCGTGATCCACGACGCATTCGAGCTTGCACCGAATACGGGTAATGTTTTGGAAGCGGGGCTGCCGATCGTCCTGTCGGGCATGAAAACTTTGCTGGAAACCGGGACGGCGCTTACGGGCATCTGA
- a CDS encoding FUSC family protein, giving the protein MNRNKKQSSTLTGMMIAKIAVACAVSWQLAKLSGSSHPYLAPVSVILCMKSTLLQTLKFSGHRAVGTIIGACFVELVSRFLNEPHAWTIGFLVLVGLWIAKGLRRNPIVSEQVGLTVLLVLVLDHQSDHYFVDRLRDTGIGVVLSAIILYAVPPNYKKEMKQAAAPFADRLSKMYTSAAAWVGRGCDNGEGEKLRQEMKQLLELELQTRKTLTDISKSLKFYPFFAQKQNMAAGFKKQFQLWSYGQASLERMADLLSDWRNSGHMSAADRAGWSGQLSEIAAYYRRQAEMLQAKGSGGSAQTDVIFKEHIPLHVRPPERLDSNSYNSALYLETAALVREHAAYKIP; this is encoded by the coding sequence ATGAACCGGAATAAGAAACAAAGCAGTACCTTAACGGGTATGATGATTGCCAAAATAGCCGTCGCATGCGCCGTATCGTGGCAGCTCGCCAAGCTTTCCGGATCCTCACATCCTTATCTCGCCCCGGTGTCGGTCATTCTCTGCATGAAAAGCACGCTTTTGCAGACCCTGAAGTTTTCGGGTCATCGCGCGGTCGGAACGATTATAGGCGCATGTTTCGTAGAATTGGTATCCCGATTTTTAAACGAGCCGCACGCCTGGACGATCGGATTCCTTGTCCTGGTGGGATTATGGATAGCCAAGGGCTTGCGAAGGAATCCGATTGTTTCGGAGCAGGTGGGATTGACCGTTCTGCTCGTGCTTGTACTCGATCATCAATCGGACCATTATTTCGTCGACCGTTTAAGAGATACAGGGATCGGGGTTGTGCTTTCCGCTATCATCTTGTACGCAGTCCCCCCGAACTACAAAAAAGAGATGAAGCAGGCGGCGGCTCCGTTTGCCGATCGACTGTCGAAAATGTACACATCCGCCGCCGCATGGGTTGGACGAGGCTGTGATAACGGAGAAGGGGAAAAGCTGCGGCAGGAAATGAAACAGCTCCTTGAGCTGGAGCTTCAAACGCGCAAAACTTTGACGGATATAAGCAAGAGCCTGAAGTTTTACCCATTTTTCGCCCAAAAGCAAAATATGGCGGCAGGCTTTAAGAAGCAGTTTCAGCTTTGGAGCTATGGACAAGCCAGTTTGGAGAGGATGGCCGATCTGCTCTCCGACTGGCGCAACTCCGGACATATGTCAGCGGCGGACAGGGCAGGTTGGTCCGGGCAGCTCAGCGAGATCGCGGCTTATTACCGCCGTCAAGCGGAGATGCTGCAGGCTAAAGGAAGCGGCGGCTCTGCACAAACCGACGTTATTTTTAAGGAGCACATTCCGCTGCATGTCCGTCCTCCGGAACGGCTGGACTCGAATTCATATAACAGTGCTTTGTATCTGGAAACCGCAGCGCTTGTTCGGGAACATGCCGCGTACAAGATTCCTTGA
- a CDS encoding 2-isopropylmalate synthase produces the protein MNRKIIVFDTTLRDGEQVPGAKLNIQQKIEIAQQLKRLNVDIIEAGFPASSAGDFQAVKEIARTVGDTVSVTALARAVKSDIDAVYESVKWAQRPLIHIVLGTSNIHVEKKFNRSKDAVLQMGVDAVKYAKTLLPHVQYSTEDASRSEFEYLWKTIEAVVKAGATIVNVPDTVGYAVPEEFGDLIRRINERLKNLNDKVILSVHCHNDLGLATANTLSAIKNGAEKIECTINGLGERAGNASLEEVVMGLKVRESHYRCHTGINTKELLRTSRLVSHLTGLDVQVNKAITGENAFAHSSGIHQDGLLKDKQVYEILSPEEVGAESMELILTARSGRHAFKNAVEKMGFDTSDAADFEQLFEKFLALADAKKEVYDHDVFYLVTQHRTIDTSERHLYELESFQVVSNDLHPTATVQLKKGAETLTGSSVGDGPIDALYGVIRTLVGLDVQLKDYKINSLSRGKEAVGRVNIRIEYDGKIYSGRAMDTDIIKASALAFLNGINAVLLDADSARESRTESVSG, from the coding sequence ATGAACCGAAAAATCATTGTATTCGACACCACTTTGCGCGACGGAGAGCAGGTTCCGGGCGCAAAACTCAACATACAGCAAAAAATCGAAATCGCCCAGCAATTAAAGCGTCTGAATGTGGATATTATCGAGGCGGGTTTTCCCGCTTCTTCCGCGGGAGATTTTCAGGCGGTAAAGGAAATTGCGCGCACCGTAGGGGATACCGTATCCGTCACCGCTCTGGCACGGGCTGTCAAAAGCGACATCGACGCCGTCTACGAAAGCGTCAAATGGGCGCAGCGGCCGCTCATCCATATCGTGCTGGGCACCTCGAACATTCACGTGGAAAAGAAGTTTAACCGTTCCAAGGATGCGGTGCTGCAGATGGGCGTGGATGCGGTCAAATATGCGAAAACGCTGCTGCCGCATGTGCAGTACTCCACCGAGGACGCATCGAGATCGGAATTCGAATATTTGTGGAAAACGATCGAAGCTGTAGTCAAAGCCGGAGCGACGATCGTCAACGTGCCCGATACAGTCGGCTACGCGGTGCCGGAGGAGTTCGGCGATCTGATCCGCAGAATCAACGAACGGTTGAAAAATTTGAACGACAAAGTGATCCTGAGCGTGCACTGCCACAACGACCTGGGACTCGCCACGGCCAATACGCTGAGCGCGATCAAAAACGGAGCCGAAAAAATCGAGTGTACGATCAACGGCCTCGGCGAACGGGCCGGAAACGCATCTTTGGAGGAAGTGGTCATGGGACTCAAGGTGCGCGAAAGCCACTATCGCTGCCATACCGGCATCAATACGAAGGAGCTGCTCAGAACTTCCAGGCTGGTAAGCCATTTGACCGGACTCGACGTTCAGGTGAACAAGGCGATTACCGGCGAAAATGCGTTCGCCCACTCTTCCGGCATCCACCAGGACGGGCTGCTTAAAGATAAGCAGGTGTACGAAATTTTGTCTCCCGAAGAAGTCGGCGCGGAAAGCATGGAGCTGATTTTGACCGCCCGCTCCGGCCGTCATGCCTTTAAGAACGCCGTGGAGAAAATGGGCTTTGATACAAGCGATGCGGCGGATTTCGAACAGTTGTTCGAGAAGTTTCTTGCGCTCGCCGACGCGAAAAAAGAAGTGTACGATCACGACGTGTTTTATCTCGTGACCCAGCACCGCACTATCGATACAAGCGAGAGGCATCTGTACGAGCTGGAGTCGTTCCAGGTCGTCAGTAACGATCTGCATCCGACGGCTACCGTCCAGTTGAAAAAGGGGGCCGAGACGCTGACAGGCAGCAGTGTCGGGGACGGTCCGATCGACGCGTTGTACGGCGTCATCAGGACGCTCGTAGGACTCGACGTGCAGCTGAAGGACTATAAAATCAACAGCCTTTCCAGAGGCAAAGAGGCCGTAGGCCGCGTCAACATCCGCATCGAATACGACGGCAAAATTTACTCCGGCCGGGCTATGGATACGGACATCATCAAAGCGAGCGCGCTTGCTTTCCTGAACGGCATCAATGCGGTTTTGCTCGATGCCGATTCTGCCAGAGAAAGCCGAACGGAGTCCGTAAGCGGATAA